One region of Lampris incognitus isolate fLamInc1 chromosome 4, fLamInc1.hap2, whole genome shotgun sequence genomic DNA includes:
- the LOC130111771 gene encoding fibulin-7 gives MVASLPVVILLLCFCPIHPSFGQDCPSQQEMHSSLKQVQKLLSAHEAAYLQSLRALRKKINLLQSTSKQTSRANNSTCPKLDAPLNGRKLGKAQTVGHEIHFLCDAGYELMGSESRVCQESLTWSGQQPTCRNINECASSPCLNGGTCVDEVNKFSCTCAKGWAGMTCQSPVPTFFVTMTNTSAATFPVAAATSLPAATTGPLVRPSRCTQVQGTTHCTCEPGYTISGRDSNTCTDIDECELFHNGPAGRLCLHSCVNTPGGYRCTCPAGYNVTRDGRSCKDIDECATRQNNCTRDHTCINTYGGFQCVRVDCPRIPNATYVKTSPMRCERNPCPVDNKACSQAPNSFSYHYLSVVSNLSAPRVMFRVSAMRPMGDTLRFSLLGGRQARRHFTVQRSDRQTGQLMLVSPVQGPVTLEAEVEMSELERRVQLGRYITKVTMFVSQYEF, from the exons ATGGTTGCGTCGCTTCCCGTTGTCATCCTGCTCCTGTGCTTCTGTCCTATCCATCCTTCATTCGGACAG GACTGTCCTAGCCAACAGGAGATGCACAGCTCTCTGAAGCAGGTCCAGAAGCTTCTCTCAGCCCATGAAGCCGCTTACCTGCAGAGTCTACGCGCGCTGAGGAAAAAAATAAACCTCTTGCAGAGTACGTCGAAACAGACTTCACGAGCTAACAACA GTACTTGCCCAAAACTGGATGCACCGCTCAATGGCAGGAAGTTGGGCAAGGCGCAGACAGTGGGCCATGAGATTCACTTCCTGTGCGATGCTGGCTATGAACTGATGGGTTCAGAGAGCAGAGTGTGTCAGGAGAGCCTGACCTGGAGTGGCCAGCAGCCTACATGTCGTA ACATTAATGAATGCGCATCCTCCCCTTGCCTGAATGGTGGGACATGTGTGGATGAAGTGAACAAGTTTTCTTGTACTTGTGCCAAAGGCTGGGCTGGAATGACCTGCCAGAGCCCTGTGCCAACAT TCTTCGTCACCATGACAAACACCTCTGCAGCcaccttcccggtcgctgctgccacCAGCTTACCAGCTGCCACCACCGGGCCCTTAGTCCGTCCGTCACGCTGCACGCAGGTCCAGGGAACCACCCATTGCACCTGTGAACCAGGATACACTATCTCTGGGAGGGACAGCAACACCTGCACCG ATATTGACGAATGTGAGCTGTTCCATAATGGACCGGCTGGCAGACTATGCCTACATTCCTGTGTCAATACCCCTGGAGGCTACCGCTGTACCTGCCCCGCTGGATATAACGTGACCCGTGATGGTCGCAGCTGTAAAG ACATCGATGAGTGTGCCACCAGACAGAACAACTGCACGAGGGACCACACGTGTATTAACACTTACGGAGGTTTCCAGTGCGTCCGTGTGGACTGTCCCCGCATTCCTAATGCTACCTATGTCAAGACATCCCCTAT GCGTTGCGAACGTAACCCTTGCCCTGTGGACAACAAGGCATGTTCCCAGGCCCCCAACTCCTTCTCCTACCATTACCTCTCCGTGGTTTCCAACCTGTCAGCTCCTCGTGTCATGTTCCGGGTGTCGGCCATGCGTCCGATGGGCGACACACTGCGCTTCTCCCTGCTTGGGGGAAGGCAGGCCCGGCGTCACTTCACAGTGCAGCGTTCAGACCGCCAGACTGGCCAGCTGATGCTAGTCAGCCCCGTGCAGGGTCCTGTCACGCTGGAGGCTGAAGTAGAGATGAGCGAGCTGGAGAGACGCGTCCAGTTGGGGAGATACATCACCAAAGTGACCATGTTCGTTTCTCAGTATGAGTTCTAA